The Christiangramia flava JLT2011 region ATTGTCAGTTATGATCCAACTACAACAAGTAAACCGGTATGGCTTTTAAGAAGCCTTTACCGACCCTTTCAGAGTGACAAAGACTGGGAATGGCCGTTTACAGAAAAAACTATTAGAAAATTCGAAAAAGCTTTTAATATCCTGGATAGACGAGGAACTCTTGGACAATCGAAGTGGTTCTTTTGGATGAATTTCTTACCTATGTCTGAAGAAAAAAGAATCAGAATAGGAAAAAAATGGCATGAGGAAGACTGGGAAAAATCACAACGGTCAAGAAAGCGTTTTTTAGAGTGTATGCAGGTAAGTTTATTCATGGAAAAAAGATCAGAAAAATGAGATTTTCGGTATTCACTCATGCCGAACATTATTTTTACGAAGGACTCATCTATTCTTATGGGCCTTACGTGAGGGAAATGAACTATTGGATCTCAGAGTTTGATGAAATACACATCATAGCCCCTTTTACTGAAAAAAAGCCAGAAAAGATTGATACTGCCTATCATCATTCAGATATTCAGTTCAAAAATATTCCCAATTTACATTATAAAGAAAATCCATTTTTTCAGAATCTTAGAAAAAGTTTTTTTGTGCTGCAGAGTTGTTTTAGGGGAATGAAGAATACAGATCATATTCATTTGCGCTGCCCCGGGAATGTGGGGATGCTTGCTTTGCTCGTTTCTTCTTTATTTCCAAAGAAGCCAAAGACCATAAAATATGCCGGCAACTGGGATCCAGAAAGCGAACAGCCTTTAAGTTATCGTTTTCAAAAATGGTGGCTTTCGAATACTTTTCTCACTAGAAATGCAAAAGTTCTGGTCTATGGAAATTGGGGAAATCAAAGTAAGAATATCATTCCATTTTTTACGGCCAGTTTTTCTGAATCGGAAAAAATACTGGAGGAAAAACATTTCAAACCACCCTTCAGATTTCTTTTTTGTGGCAGTTTAGTAGAAGGGAAACGTCCACTTTTGGCAGCTGAAATAATTCATAATCTTTATAAAAGCGGATTTGAAGTGAGCCTGGGTATGTATGGAGACGGACCAGAAAGGATTAAGATTACAGGTTATATTGAAAATAATGATCTGGAGGAGGTCATTAAATTACATGGGAACCAGTCCCAAGAGACTTTAATAGAAGCTTATAAAGAGGCACATTTCTGTATTTTGCCATCAAAGAGTGAAGGCTGGCCTAAAGCACTTGCCGAAGGTATGTTCTTTGGATGTATTCCGATTGGAACCGAAATTTCCTGTGTGCCTTGGATGCTCGGGAGAGGTTTACGCGGGATCCTTATTCCTTCTACTTCCTACAGATCTTTTTATAAAGAGGATATTGTTCTCAACACGAGTAATAAAATAAGTGAGTTACTCAAAGACGGGAAGGAAATGAAACTGATGTCGAAAAAAGCACAGGAATGGAGCCAGAAATATACCTTGGAGAAATTCAGAAATGAAATTCATAAGCTACTATGAATATACTTCAGCTTATAGATACTTTAAATCCCGGAGGAGCGGAAAGAATGGCCATAAATTATTTTAAGGTTCTTAAAAAGCATACCGAGAATTCTCTTTTAGTAGTGACGAGAGAGAAAGGTTTGTTAGCTGAGGGGATAAGTAATGATCCTGGTTTTTATTTTCTTGAGAAGAAAAACACTTTCGATCTAAAAGCTCTCTGGCGATTTAAGAATATTCTTAAAAAAAATAAAATAGATATTGTTCATGCCCATGGAACTTCGTGGTTCTTTGCCGTGCTATGTAAAATAAGCGGAAGCGATTTTAAGCTGATCTGGCATGATCACTATGGAAATAGTGAATTCCTGAAGGAGCGTCCTGTTAGAGCACTTAAGGCACTTTCAGGATGTTTTGACGGGATCATCTGTGTTAACCAAGCTTTGAAAGAATGGAGCAAAAACAGACTTCAGTTTAAAAAAGAACTTGTCTTTCTTCCAAATTTTGTTCTGGAAGAAGAGACAGGTGCAAAGAATTTAAGGGGGAATGAGGAATATAAGTTAATCACGGTTGCTAATTTAAGATTGCAAAAAGATCATTTGAATCTTCTAAAAGCATTTGACCAGCTCAATGAAAGATTTTCGGTCTCCCTGCATTTATTTGGATGCGATTACCGGGATGCCTATTCAGAAATGCTTAAAAGGGAATTTGAAAAACGAGAGCAGGTGTATTACTATGGAGAGGTAGCTTCAGTAATTCCCTATTTAAAATCTGCAGACATCGGAGTTCTTTCTTCCCGATCGGAAGGTCTTCCGGTAGCATTAATAGAATATGGACTTGCCGGTATTGCCGTGGTGAGTACAGAGGTGGGTGAGGTGAAAAATATGATGAATGATCTTGCTAAATTAGTGCCAGCTAATAATAGCATTGCATTATCAAAAGCTATAAGTGTCTATCTGCAGAATTCTGAAGCCAGGAAGAATGATGCCCAGCTCTTAAAGAAAC contains the following coding sequences:
- a CDS encoding glycosyltransferase, with the translated sequence MNILQLIDTLNPGGAERMAINYFKVLKKHTENSLLVVTREKGLLAEGISNDPGFYFLEKKNTFDLKALWRFKNILKKNKIDIVHAHGTSWFFAVLCKISGSDFKLIWHDHYGNSEFLKERPVRALKALSGCFDGIICVNQALKEWSKNRLQFKKELVFLPNFVLEEETGAKNLRGNEEYKLITVANLRLQKDHLNLLKAFDQLNERFSVSLHLFGCDYRDAYSEMLKREFEKREQVYYYGEVASVIPYLKSADIGVLSSRSEGLPVALIEYGLAGIAVVSTEVGEVKNMMNDLAKLVPANNSIALSKAISVYLQNSEARKNDAQLLKKRIKELYSEASVLDEYLNFIPKF
- a CDS encoding glycosyltransferase family 4 protein, with the translated sequence MRFSVFTHAEHYFYEGLIYSYGPYVREMNYWISEFDEIHIIAPFTEKKPEKIDTAYHHSDIQFKNIPNLHYKENPFFQNLRKSFFVLQSCFRGMKNTDHIHLRCPGNVGMLALLVSSLFPKKPKTIKYAGNWDPESEQPLSYRFQKWWLSNTFLTRNAKVLVYGNWGNQSKNIIPFFTASFSESEKILEEKHFKPPFRFLFCGSLVEGKRPLLAAEIIHNLYKSGFEVSLGMYGDGPERIKITGYIENNDLEEVIKLHGNQSQETLIEAYKEAHFCILPSKSEGWPKALAEGMFFGCIPIGTEISCVPWMLGRGLRGILIPSTSYRSFYKEDIVLNTSNKISELLKDGKEMKLMSKKAQEWSQKYTLEKFRNEIHKLL